Below is a genomic region from Dryobates pubescens isolate bDryPub1 unplaced genomic scaffold, bDryPub1.pri scaffold_176_arrow_ctg1, whole genome shotgun sequence.
tGGGCTGGGTAAggggcagcccccccccccagaacccccacatttggggggggttgggtcttggcctcaacccccccccccagaatccCCTCAAGACCCtcaaactgggggggggggggtctgaaCCTCAGAGCCCCCTtacaccccctcccccatccctccccaccccccccctccagacccccagcctgccctcagtgccccccccagacccccccagggcacccccaAACTAAGGGGGTCCTCAGCTCAGAGCCCTCCCAGACCACttcagacccccccccccacagccccctccctgcccttcccaccctccaacccctgccccatccctccaagccccctccccacaccctccagccccctccccacgccctcccctctccccaagccccctccccacaccctccagccccctccccatgccctcccctctccccaaaccccctcccctctccccaagccccctccccactccctctaggcccctccccacaccctctagccccctccccacaccctcccctctccccaaaccccctccccactccctccagccccctcccctctccccaagccccctccccaccccctccagccccctccccacaccctcccctctccccaagccccctccccaccccctccagccccctccccatgccccccccggtgccaggctctcaccagggCGCTGCCCCCGGGCACAGAGATGGGGCTCTTCACCAGGGTGATGGTCTTGGTGACCCCCCCCACGACGGTGGTGACCACCTGGGCCTGCTGCGCCACCGTCACGGTGCCGGACTTGTGCACGGTGATGATTGGccgcgccccggccccgcccccggccccgcccccggccGCGGCCCCGCCCCCGACCTGCGCCGCCGCCGACTTCAGCATCCGGGTGGCAGGGGTGCtgacctggggagggggcacggGGTcaggggggcacgggggggcaCCCCAAGGGGacaggggggcactggggggtgggggtgctgaCCTGGGAAGGGGGGTACAGGGTCagggggggcacgggggggcaCCCCAAGGGAATAGGGGGGCACTGGTGCTGAtgtggggggaggcagagggggcactggggggaacCCCACGGTGATcggagggcactgggggggaTGAAGGGGtcaggggggcactgggaggggggatAGAGGGGCAAAGGGGGCACTGGTGGGCACCCCATGGGGACAAGGGGGCACTGGGTGGGGtcagaggaggcagagagaggggcaggaggggtccCAAGGAGCCAGGGAGGACCTGGAGGGCACAGAGGGGGTGCCCCCTAGCGCCCCCTGGCGGCGCCCCCTGCTCACCATGACCGGGGAGGAGGCCACCTTGACGGTGGCCGGCAGGGTGGTGGCCCCGGGGGTCACTGCCACTGTCTTGACCAGGGTGGCACCGGCAGGGACGCTCAGCACCGTGGG
It encodes:
- the LOC128899711 gene encoding host cell factor 1-like produces the protein VIGSSPQMSGMAALAAAAAATQKIPPASAPTVLSVPAGATLVKTVAVTPGATTLPATVKVASSPVMVSTPATRMLKSAAAQVGGGAAAGGGAGGGAGARPIITVHKSGTVTVAQQAQVVTTVVGGVTKTITLVKSPISVPGGSALISNLGKVMSVVQTKPVQSSAVTGQASSGPVTQIIPG